From the genome of uncultured Cohaesibacter sp., one region includes:
- a CDS encoding phosphatase PAP2 family protein, with translation MSLSELFSSAAKRLLQQYRAFSLIRRTRGFKARSGFNLPDVQHPDWQLITVVTLSLVALGFLFVDTAAIHWKGTISGETYSLFRSYTNIAKSEVMLVPAGLVILALGLIPWNRLDKASVATLAHVQMFGLYVFLAVAGSGISNNIIKMAIGRARPRYFDQFGATHFDAPGFSSGFQSFPSGHSATAGAMAIIFILLFPRLKWLWLACAFWIGVSRVVVGAHYPSDVVAGLAYGASFAWLLALWFANRRLLFRSEAGLIRIPKTSGLSLGKLHKALHMLGQKA, from the coding sequence ATGTCTCTATCGGAACTTTTCTCGTCGGCAGCAAAGCGCCTCCTTCAACAATATAGAGCTTTTTCGCTGATCCGCAGGACGAGAGGCTTCAAGGCCCGTTCCGGCTTCAATCTTCCGGATGTCCAACACCCGGACTGGCAGCTCATCACAGTCGTGACCCTCAGTCTCGTCGCGCTCGGGTTTCTGTTCGTTGATACGGCGGCAATCCATTGGAAAGGCACCATTTCGGGCGAAACCTACAGCCTGTTCCGATCCTACACCAACATCGCCAAGTCCGAAGTCATGCTGGTGCCTGCCGGGCTCGTCATTCTGGCTTTGGGGCTCATTCCTTGGAACCGCCTCGACAAGGCGTCTGTGGCAACACTCGCTCATGTGCAAATGTTCGGACTCTATGTCTTTCTTGCCGTCGCCGGTTCGGGCATTTCCAACAATATCATCAAGATGGCCATCGGACGGGCACGCCCTAGATATTTTGACCAGTTCGGGGCTACGCATTTTGACGCCCCGGGTTTCTCGTCCGGCTTCCAGAGTTTCCCGTCCGGACATTCTGCAACCGCAGGCGCCATGGCGATCATCTTCATCCTGCTTTTCCCGCGCCTCAAATGGCTCTGGCTTGCCTGTGCCTTCTGGATCGGCGTGTCGCGGGTGGTTGTCGGAGCGCACTATCCGTCTGACGTTGTGGCTGGTCTTGCCTATGGTGCGTCCTTTGCGTGGCTTCTTGCCCTGTGGTTTGCAAATCGCCGTCTGTTGTTCCGCTCCGAAGCGGGATTAATCAGGATCCCCAAAACAAGCGGACTATCTCTCGGCAAACTCCACAAGGCCCTTCACATGCTGGGCCAAAAAGCCTAA
- a CDS encoding glycosyltransferase family 39 protein, with the protein MSDIGPFPSDPNRPEARSSWGLQPGGNPNDADWITSLSDAIEHGLNSLCSSRTKSFLALMLFALVCFLPGFNSIPPVDRDEARFAQASKQMMETGDYIDIRFQDGTRYKKPVGIYWLQVLSVKATGQDETAPIWAYRIPSLVGAVLSVGLTFLIGMRMASVRVGFLAGLGMAAAILLGVEARLAKTDAMLLATILAVQWCLWELYDHRSGLKRWQGLMMWAVLGLAVLIKGPIIFMVSGLTLLLITIQERSLGWLRGTGWKIGLPLFLVITLPWFIAIGIHTDWAFYFESVGKDMLGKVATAKESHGAPPGTYLLASIGTFWPASVFFILSVVWIWKQRSLKAVRFALSWALPMWIIFEIVPTKLPHYILPALPALAILTATALENRATSWRSLWGRLVSLLIPFASVILGLGAPIALIVLEGAINPAAFGLGLVAAGLGLLSYAVLIRGRVMAAFILAAVVAPILYLSIHGTIFPSFRSVWLSNQLTETVERVKPCESVEVTSSGYSEPSLIFLLGTDTQFRGGKAAAKFLLEAGCRMAIVERQEEKGFFEVVDAEQAQIEEVARVEGYKLNGGKWQSFGLYRLKM; encoded by the coding sequence ATGTCTGATATTGGCCCATTTCCATCCGATCCAAACCGCCCCGAGGCGCGCTCCTCCTGGGGGCTGCAACCAGGCGGCAACCCGAACGATGCGGACTGGATCACGTCGCTCAGCGACGCTATTGAACATGGCCTCAACAGCCTATGCTCGTCGCGCACCAAATCCTTTCTCGCCCTGATGCTGTTTGCTTTGGTTTGTTTTCTGCCCGGCTTCAATTCCATCCCACCGGTAGACAGGGACGAAGCCCGTTTTGCTCAGGCTTCCAAGCAGATGATGGAGACGGGGGACTATATCGACATCCGCTTTCAGGATGGCACGCGCTACAAGAAACCGGTTGGGATCTACTGGCTTCAGGTCCTGAGTGTGAAAGCGACAGGACAGGACGAAACAGCACCGATCTGGGCCTACCGCATTCCGTCCCTCGTCGGTGCAGTGCTCAGTGTGGGACTGACATTCCTGATCGGCATGCGGATGGCATCCGTGCGCGTCGGGTTTCTTGCCGGACTGGGTATGGCAGCGGCCATATTGCTTGGCGTGGAAGCGCGTCTCGCCAAGACTGACGCGATGCTGCTCGCGACCATTCTGGCGGTCCAGTGGTGTCTCTGGGAGCTTTATGATCACCGGTCAGGCCTCAAGCGCTGGCAAGGTCTGATGATGTGGGCCGTTCTTGGTCTGGCCGTTCTGATCAAGGGACCCATCATTTTCATGGTCTCGGGCCTTACTCTGTTGCTCATCACCATTCAGGAGCGCTCACTCGGCTGGCTCAGGGGAACGGGCTGGAAAATCGGTCTGCCGCTATTTCTTGTCATCACGCTGCCATGGTTCATCGCCATCGGCATCCACACTGACTGGGCCTTCTATTTTGAATCCGTCGGCAAGGACATGCTTGGCAAGGTTGCCACCGCCAAGGAATCCCATGGCGCTCCTCCGGGCACCTATCTGCTTGCTTCAATAGGCACTTTCTGGCCCGCGTCGGTCTTCTTCATCCTGTCCGTGGTCTGGATCTGGAAACAACGTTCCCTTAAGGCTGTTCGGTTCGCCCTGTCGTGGGCGCTACCCATGTGGATCATCTTCGAGATCGTGCCGACCAAGTTGCCCCACTATATCCTGCCGGCATTGCCAGCTCTCGCGATCCTGACGGCGACAGCGCTTGAAAACAGGGCAACGAGCTGGCGTTCGCTTTGGGGTAGGCTTGTCTCACTGCTCATTCCCTTCGCCAGTGTCATTCTGGGGCTGGGTGCACCAATCGCGCTGATCGTTTTGGAAGGCGCCATCAATCCGGCCGCATTTGGCCTTGGTCTGGTTGCGGCAGGATTGGGTCTCCTAAGCTATGCTGTGTTGATCCGTGGCCGTGTGATGGCCGCTTTTATTCTGGCGGCAGTCGTCGCCCCGATCCTCTATCTCTCAATCCACGGCACGATTTTCCCATCCTTCCGCTCCGTCTGGTTGTCCAACCAACTGACCGAGACGGTAGAACGCGTGAAACCGTGCGAAAGCGTCGAAGTGACAAGCTCTGGATACTCAGAACCGAGCCTCATTTTCCTGTTGGGAACAGATACCCAGTTCAGGGGTGGCAAAGCGGCTGCAAAGTTCCTACTTGAAGCAGGATGCCGCATGGCGATCGTCGAGCGTCAGGAAGAGAAGGGCTTCTTCGAAGTGGTTGATGCCGAGCAGGCACAGATCGAGGAAGTGGCCCGTGTCGAAGGCTACAAGCTGAATGGCGGCAAGTGGCAATCCTTCGGTCTCTATCGCCTCAAAATGTAG
- a CDS encoding DUF6636 domain-containing protein, with the protein MEQNRHKFVYALYSIIINNGISCMKFPCSILALCLLSSPTLADVWTFETPSGNIQCEVGQDFDVPTDIICRIIERQGATALPRPSGCGQDWGHAFSMQDSGPVKGLCESASYERGGFSKAEYGLTAEFGGIYCHSSQKGLRCMNSDGNGFFLSRKKQSVFGPAHE; encoded by the coding sequence ATGGAGCAGAATAGACACAAATTCGTATATGCGCTCTACTCGATCATCATCAACAACGGGATCAGCTGTATGAAATTCCCTTGCTCCATTCTTGCCCTTTGCCTTTTGAGCAGCCCTACTCTCGCCGATGTCTGGACGTTTGAGACGCCATCCGGAAACATCCAGTGCGAAGTGGGACAGGATTTTGACGTACCGACAGACATCATTTGTCGCATCATCGAGCGTCAGGGAGCCACCGCGCTGCCGCGCCCGTCTGGCTGCGGGCAGGATTGGGGGCATGCTTTTTCGATGCAGGATAGTGGACCGGTCAAAGGGCTGTGCGAGAGTGCATCCTATGAGAGAGGTGGCTTCTCGAAGGCCGAATATGGTCTCACGGCTGAGTTCGGCGGCATCTACTGCCACTCCTCGCAAAAGGGTCTTAGGTGCATGAATAGTGACGGAAATGGCTTCTTCCTGTCGCGGAAAAAGCAATCCGTGTTTGGCCCGGCCCACGAATAG
- a CDS encoding outer membrane beta-barrel protein, which yields MRSHLLALAMLVGTAHSSHSDPLDHGTLGPTSWSGPYAGLHMGVMTGDIEGSVAVGARLRKQSDHMNGVGGGVLLGWNNRFDDWVVGVEGDLTLSSTKGSVTAFGYDVTEKSKWDSHIRLRAGYLLTPDILAYAAGGLAISPVKISTNYRPQPEDDAVLTGWSIGGGIEANLFDGVKGRIEYIYDDYPKHAMFDTVGDVNVDMNRHTIRAAVTFDLNHWMN from the coding sequence TTGCGTAGCCATCTTCTTGCTTTGGCGATGCTGGTTGGCACCGCCCATTCATCACATTCAGACCCTTTGGATCACGGCACACTTGGCCCCACCAGCTGGTCAGGACCCTATGCCGGTCTGCATATGGGCGTCATGACAGGTGACATAGAAGGCAGCGTAGCCGTCGGTGCGCGACTGAGGAAACAATCCGACCACATGAATGGCGTCGGAGGAGGCGTCCTGCTTGGCTGGAACAATCGGTTTGACGACTGGGTTGTCGGGGTGGAAGGCGATCTCACGCTATCAAGCACGAAGGGAAGCGTTACAGCCTTCGGATACGACGTGACGGAAAAGTCAAAGTGGGACAGCCACATCCGGCTGCGAGCCGGGTATCTGCTGACACCCGACATTCTCGCCTACGCGGCAGGAGGCCTGGCAATTTCACCAGTGAAGATCTCGACCAACTATCGCCCGCAGCCTGAAGACGACGCCGTCCTGACCGGCTGGAGCATTGGTGGCGGCATCGAGGCAAACCTGTTTGATGGGGTCAAGGGCCGAATAGAGTATATCTATGACGACTATCCCAAACACGCCATGTTTGACACAGTCGGCGATGTCAATGTCGACATGAACAGGCACACGATAAGAGCCGCCGTCACCTTTGACCTGAACCACTGGATGAACTAG
- a CDS encoding NAD(P)-dependent oxidoreductase gives MVFLMMKVLVTGSEGLIGTSLCKELEAIGWTVTRFDIRRDPSEDVRSFDAMKQAASDVDGVVHLAAISRVVWAQQDPEACQQVNIEAIRNLTECLSQRQSATPPWLLFASSREVYGQQADLPVPETAPLQPMNIYARSKVEGETIVLGARSSKLTTSIVRLSSVYGSPHDHKTRVTPAFARAAAEGGQIRIEGRENTFDFVHVNDVVQALMKMIELTSKGENIDPIHLCSGQGTTLDQLASLAASLSNGKTEIVSAPPRDFDVGKFIGCPKRAKEVLGWEATTPLRDGFEKLVQDIRDLQTE, from the coding sequence TTGGTATTTTTAATGATGAAAGTCCTTGTAACAGGCAGTGAAGGCCTGATTGGAACCTCTTTGTGCAAAGAATTGGAGGCGATTGGCTGGACGGTCACGCGCTTTGATATTCGACGCGATCCTTCCGAAGATGTCCGCTCATTCGACGCAATGAAGCAGGCGGCATCTGATGTGGATGGGGTCGTGCATCTGGCTGCGATTTCTCGCGTGGTCTGGGCACAACAAGACCCCGAGGCCTGCCAACAGGTGAACATCGAGGCAATCAGGAACCTGACGGAGTGTCTGTCGCAACGACAAAGCGCGACACCTCCCTGGCTTCTCTTCGCCAGCAGCCGCGAAGTTTATGGCCAACAGGCCGACTTGCCCGTGCCCGAGACTGCACCTCTTCAGCCAATGAACATTTATGCCCGAAGCAAGGTCGAGGGCGAGACGATTGTTCTTGGTGCAAGGTCCTCGAAACTCACCACCAGCATTGTGCGTTTGAGCAGTGTCTACGGATCACCGCATGATCATAAAACAAGAGTGACACCCGCCTTTGCCCGCGCTGCGGCAGAAGGGGGGCAAATCCGGATTGAAGGGCGCGAAAACACCTTTGATTTTGTGCATGTGAACGATGTGGTGCAGGCACTGATGAAGATGATCGAACTCACGTCCAAAGGCGAGAATATCGATCCAATACATCTTTGCTCCGGGCAAGGCACGACATTAGATCAGTTGGCGTCGCTCGCAGCCAGTCTGTCGAATGGTAAAACCGAAATAGTTTCCGCGCCGCCAAGAGACTTCGATGTAGGCAAATTTATCGGCTGCCCCAAGCGCGCAAAGGAAGTCCTCGGCTGGGAGGCCACCACGCCATTGCGCGATGGCTTTGAGAAGCTCGTTCAGGACATCAGAGATCTGCAGACGGAATGA
- a CDS encoding ETC complex I subunit translates to MNRARIFKPAKNAMQSGSARSREWQLRFDQTAARSLEPLMGYTSSSDTKQQISLSFPTKEDAIAYAERNRIDYQVIEPKPRKRVIKAYADNFATNRIDGNWTH, encoded by the coding sequence ATGAACAGAGCACGGATCTTCAAGCCAGCCAAAAATGCCATGCAGTCCGGTTCAGCCCGCAGCAGGGAGTGGCAATTGCGGTTTGATCAAACCGCCGCCCGTTCTCTTGAACCCCTGATGGGCTACACCAGCTCTTCGGACACAAAACAGCAGATCTCATTGTCATTCCCGACAAAGGAAGATGCAATCGCCTATGCAGAGCGCAATCGCATCGACTATCAGGTGATTGAACCTAAACCAAGAAAGCGCGTCATCAAGGCCTATGCCGACAATTTCGCAACCAATAGAATTGACGGCAATTGGACCCATTGA
- a CDS encoding DUF192 domain-containing protein, which translates to MPKHSLTSFLQIALTFLIILAFQLAVSSPIIAADKASANKVGISQSVAATNTDALNEDQLEHFLSRSDHLAIATSTGNHPFTVELALSDAARAKGLMHRTEMADDHGMLFDFGETAPVYMWMKNTYISLDMLFITDEGKIHHIVTGTTPLSQSIIGSGGSVRYVLEVKKGTVARTGVRPGDFIKHQLFTPDGLK; encoded by the coding sequence ATGCCCAAACACTCGCTTACATCCTTTCTGCAGATTGCCCTGACATTCCTGATCATCCTCGCCTTTCAGCTCGCGGTCTCATCGCCAATCATCGCTGCTGACAAAGCGTCCGCCAATAAGGTCGGCATCAGTCAGTCCGTTGCGGCAACTAATACTGACGCCCTGAACGAGGATCAGCTCGAACATTTTCTGTCCCGTTCCGATCATCTGGCCATTGCGACCAGCACCGGCAATCATCCCTTCACCGTGGAACTGGCACTGAGCGACGCCGCTCGTGCCAAGGGATTGATGCACCGGACGGAGATGGCCGATGATCATGGCATGCTGTTTGATTTCGGAGAGACAGCGCCTGTCTATATGTGGATGAAGAATACCTACATCTCACTCGACATGCTGTTCATCACCGACGAGGGAAAAATCCATCACATTGTCACCGGCACGACGCCGTTATCCCAATCGATAATTGGGTCGGGCGGATCCGTGCGCTATGTTCTTGAAGTCAAAAAGGGCACCGTTGCTCGGACGGGGGTGCGTCCGGGTGATTTCATCAAGCATCAATTGTTCACACCCGATGGATTAAAATGA
- a CDS encoding cold-shock protein: protein MGVKISPERQPVESETSDDVALDVTQLAGKIKWFDVAKGFGFIVPDDGTEDVLLHVTCLRRDGYRTAYEGARVLCEVLQGPKGLQALRILSMDESTAIHPSQLPPANTHVKVTPTSELETAWVKWFNREKGFGFLTQGEGTADIFIHMETLRLYGLTELRPHQEVQVRYGPGPKGKMATEIRPSTGGHIPASH from the coding sequence ATGGGGGTGAAAATTTCACCAGAGCGGCAACCCGTTGAGAGTGAGACATCCGATGATGTGGCGCTGGATGTCACGCAATTAGCTGGCAAGATCAAGTGGTTTGATGTGGCCAAGGGATTTGGCTTCATTGTACCGGATGATGGCACTGAGGATGTTTTGCTTCATGTGACTTGTCTCAGGCGGGACGGATACAGAACCGCCTATGAAGGTGCCCGCGTGCTTTGCGAGGTTCTGCAAGGCCCCAAAGGTCTGCAAGCCCTGCGCATCCTGTCCATGGACGAAAGCACAGCGATCCATCCGTCTCAACTGCCTCCTGCCAACACCCATGTGAAAGTGACCCCGACCAGCGAGCTAGAAACAGCTTGGGTCAAATGGTTCAACCGCGAAAAGGGCTTTGGCTTCCTCACGCAGGGTGAGGGGACTGCCGACATTTTCATTCATATGGAAACCTTGCGTCTTTATGGCCTCACTGAGTTGCGTCCGCATCAGGAAGTTCAGGTCCGCTATGGTCCGGGACCGAAAGGCAAGATGGCGACGGAAATCCGCCCCTCAACCGGCGGCCACATTCCGGCCTCACACTGA
- a CDS encoding Sir2 family NAD-dependent protein deacetylase, which yields MDCNSYDEKHARLIDMINEAERIVAFTGAGISTESGIPDFRSPNGLWSQMDPIMYDDFVASEETRLEDWRRRFIMNKDFAIAKPNEGHLALARLAQSGKLISTITQNIDGLHQKSGLSDEQVIEIHGNCTYGACLDCEEPVDLHWVERQIKATGATPRCSKCGGLIKAAIISFGQAMPQDKMHRAMQDAADCDLFIVLGSSLQVYPAANLPQIAKHHDAQLVIINRDPTPFDGLADLYIHGEIGTTMQGIGRP from the coding sequence ATGGATTGCAATAGTTATGACGAAAAGCACGCCCGGTTGATCGACATGATCAACGAGGCCGAGCGCATCGTCGCTTTCACCGGGGCAGGCATCAGCACCGAAAGCGGAATTCCGGACTTCCGCTCGCCCAACGGCCTTTGGTCGCAAATGGATCCGATCATGTATGATGACTTTGTCGCCTCCGAGGAGACCCGGCTCGAAGATTGGCGTCGACGCTTCATCATGAACAAGGATTTTGCCATTGCCAAACCCAATGAGGGTCATCTGGCACTCGCCCGCCTTGCGCAATCCGGCAAACTGATCAGCACGATCACCCAAAATATCGACGGTCTGCACCAGAAAAGCGGCCTCTCTGACGAGCAGGTCATCGAGATCCACGGCAATTGCACCTATGGCGCCTGCCTTGACTGTGAAGAACCCGTCGACCTTCATTGGGTGGAGCGTCAGATCAAGGCAACCGGCGCCACCCCTAGATGCTCAAAATGCGGCGGCTTGATCAAGGCAGCAATCATTTCCTTCGGGCAGGCGATGCCGCAGGACAAGATGCATCGTGCCATGCAAGACGCTGCGGACTGTGACCTCTTCATCGTGCTGGGATCTTCCTTGCAGGTCTACCCTGCGGCCAACCTACCTCAAATCGCCAAACACCACGACGCACAACTGGTGATCATCAACCGTGACCCAACGCCCTTTGATGGTTTGGCCGATTTATACATACATGGAGAAATCGGAACGACGATGCAGGGAATAGGCCGACCTTGA
- a CDS encoding VOC family protein codes for MKYLHTMVRVRDVEESLDFYCNKLGLKEVRRSENEKGRYTLIFLSTDGTNENCVELTYNWDPEDYGEGRNFGHLAYEVDNIYETCQSLMDAGVVINRPPRDGNMAFVRSPDNISIELLQKGDALAPAEPWVSMGNTGKW; via the coding sequence ATGAAATATCTCCATACTATGGTGCGCGTTCGCGATGTTGAAGAGTCTCTTGACTTTTATTGCAACAAACTTGGGCTAAAAGAGGTTCGCAGGTCTGAAAACGAGAAAGGTCGCTACACGCTGATCTTCCTGTCCACCGACGGCACGAATGAAAACTGCGTTGAGCTGACCTACAACTGGGACCCGGAAGACTATGGTGAAGGCCGTAACTTTGGTCACCTCGCCTATGAAGTCGACAATATCTATGAAACTTGCCAGAGTCTGATGGATGCAGGCGTCGTGATCAATCGCCCGCCTCGCGACGGCAACATGGCTTTCGTGCGCTCTCCGGACAATATTTCCATCGAATTGCTGCAAAAAGGCGACGCTTTGGCGCCTGCTGAGCCCTGGGTTTCGATGGGAAATACTGGCAAGTGGTAA